One segment of Candidatus Woesearchaeota archaeon DNA contains the following:
- a CDS encoding ATP-dependent DNA helicase yields the protein MTNNNEDLGEKFLFPFDQVREIQIELLEKISETINTGNNLIAHAPTGLGKSAAAIAPALKYALDNNKKIFFLTSRHTQHTIAIDTLRAIKNKFNIPFVSVDMIGKKHMCSVDGIENLYSNEFSEYCKKQREENKCEFYLKTKKNNKLTPEATVVLNELKQRSPLHVEDFKEFCKDNELCPYELAAIMAKDASVIVSDYYYIFNPKVRDLFFARAQISLEDCIIIVDEAHNLPDRIRSLLTSQISNVVIKRSIKEARKIEYSDTVRRLVKVQEALLNVSEKLHSSEKLVPKNDFISLLSSLNSESGEIENYETLIEDFESTAELVREKEKRSSIGTVAKFIDAWRGEDEGFVRIASHKFFKNESLISLSYRCLDPSLVSREVIENAHSVILMSGTLNPTSMFKNILGFPKESFEESYPSPFPEDNRLNMIIPETTTKFSMRSEAQFERMGEICADITNLVKGNCAIFFPSYSLRNSVYKTFNKISKKTTFLEDSSMTKEDKSDLLERFKDYKNIGAVLLGVMSGSFSEGIDLPGDYLKCVIVVGLPLGQPDIETKKLIDYYDQKFGQGWDYGYVAPAFSKCLQSAGRCIRSGTDRGLVVFLDARYVWSNYAKHFPRDWNIQVTRDFEPPIKDFFNQK from the coding sequence ATGACAAATAATAATGAAGATTTAGGTGAAAAATTTCTTTTTCCATTCGATCAAGTAAGAGAAATCCAAATTGAACTTCTTGAAAAGATTAGTGAAACAATTAATACAGGAAATAATCTTATCGCGCATGCACCAACAGGTCTTGGTAAAAGTGCAGCAGCAATTGCTCCCGCATTAAAATATGCTCTAGATAATAATAAAAAAATATTTTTTTTGACATCAAGACATACCCAACACACAATTGCAATCGATACTTTACGCGCAATAAAAAATAAATTCAATATTCCCTTTGTATCAGTAGACATGATTGGTAAAAAACACATGTGTTCTGTTGATGGTATTGAAAACTTATATTCAAATGAATTTTCAGAATACTGCAAAAAACAACGAGAAGAAAATAAATGCGAATTTTATCTTAAAACTAAAAAAAATAATAAATTAACTCCCGAAGCAACAGTAGTTCTTAATGAACTTAAACAAAGATCACCCTTACATGTTGAAGATTTCAAAGAATTTTGCAAAGATAATGAACTGTGCCCTTATGAACTTGCAGCAATAATGGCCAAAGATGCATCAGTAATAGTTTCAGATTATTATTATATTTTTAATCCAAAAGTAAGAGATTTATTTTTTGCAAGAGCTCAGATATCCCTAGAAGATTGCATAATTATTGTTGATGAAGCACATAACCTTCCCGATAGAATTAGAAGTTTATTAACTTCACAAATATCCAACGTAGTTATTAAAAGATCAATTAAAGAAGCTAGAAAAATTGAATACTCAGACACAGTTAGGCGCTTAGTAAAAGTACAAGAAGCACTACTCAACGTATCTGAAAAACTTCACTCATCCGAAAAATTAGTTCCTAAAAATGATTTCATCTCCTTATTATCCTCATTAAATTCTGAAAGTGGAGAAATAGAAAATTATGAAACATTAATTGAAGATTTTGAATCAACAGCAGAATTAGTTCGAGAAAAAGAAAAAAGAAGTTCTATTGGAACAGTGGCAAAATTTATTGATGCTTGGAGAGGAGAAGATGAAGGTTTTGTTCGTATTGCATCCCACAAATTTTTTAAAAATGAATCATTAATTTCCCTTTCATATAGGTGTCTTGATCCAAGTCTTGTTTCAAGAGAAGTTATTGAAAATGCACATTCAGTTATTTTAATGTCAGGAACTCTAAATCCAACTTCTATGTTTAAAAATATTCTCGGATTCCCAAAAGAAAGTTTCGAAGAAAGCTATCCATCTCCATTCCCCGAGGATAATCGATTAAATATGATCATTCCTGAAACCACAACAAAGTTTAGCATGAGAAGTGAAGCGCAGTTCGAAAGAATGGGTGAGATTTGTGCAGACATAACTAATTTAGTTAAAGGAAATTGTGCAATTTTTTTCCCAAGTTATAGTTTAAGAAATTCAGTTTACAAAACATTCAATAAAATTTCTAAAAAAACAACATTTCTCGAAGATAGTTCTATGACTAAAGAAGATAAAAGCGATCTTTTAGAAAGATTTAAAGATTACAAAAATATTGGCGCAGTTCTTTTAGGAGTTATGAGTGGAAGTTTTAGTGAAGGTATTGATTTACCCGGAGATTATCTTAAGTGCGTTATAGTAGTTGGTCTTCCTCTTGGACAACCAGATATTGAAACAAAAAAATTAATTGATTATTATGATCAAAAATTTGGACAAGGATGGGATTATGGATATGTAGCACCTGCATTTTCTAAATGTTTACAAAGTGCTGGAAGATGTATTCGTTCAGGAACTGATAGAGGATTAGTAGTATTTTTAGATGCAAGATATGTTTGGAGCAATTATGCAAAACATTTTCCCCGGGATTGGAATATTCAAGTTACTAGAGACTTTGAACCTCCAATTAAAGATTTCTTCAATCAAAAATAA
- a CDS encoding SIMPL domain-containing protein (The SIMPL domain is named for its presence in mouse protein SIMPL (signalling molecule that associates with mouse pelle-like kinase). Bacterial member BP26, from Brucella, was shown to assemble into a channel-like structure, while YggE from E. coli has been associated with resistance to oxidative stress.) yields MKHEENKLHKNLAHLVVLALIVVIVVLSFGRSSIETLSVTQTDTNIIKVSSDGEITVEPDKATSYVEITTLKTTANAAQEENAKLSDQVIAALKEKGIDESDIETNSFNLYPKQEWNRDTEKSELVGYEVTHSLKIETKNIDQVGDYLDTAIKAGANRVNRISFGLSDEKSKEVKSQALDLAAKNAKTKAQNLAKSLDINLVKITQVYESETNYYPIEKYPMMSASFAESKVMDSSVNLQPSDVEVSAQVTLVYEIA; encoded by the coding sequence ATGAAACATGAAGAAAATAAATTACACAAAAATTTAGCACACTTAGTTGTTTTAGCACTTATCGTAGTAATTGTTGTATTGAGCTTTGGAAGATCGAGTATTGAAACTCTTTCAGTCACCCAAACCGATACAAACATAATTAAAGTTAGTTCTGACGGTGAAATAACTGTTGAACCTGACAAAGCAACCAGTTATGTTGAAATTACAACTCTAAAAACTACTGCTAACGCCGCACAAGAAGAAAATGCAAAATTATCTGATCAAGTAATTGCAGCATTAAAAGAAAAAGGAATTGATGAATCAGACATTGAAACCAACAGTTTTAATTTATATCCAAAACAAGAATGGAATCGAGACACTGAAAAAAGTGAATTAGTAGGTTACGAAGTAACTCATTCACTAAAAATTGAAACTAAAAATATAGATCAGGTAGGAGATTATCTTGACACCGCAATTAAAGCAGGAGCGAATAGAGTTAATAGAATTAGTTTTGGTTTAAGTGATGAAAAAAGTAAAGAAGTAAAATCCCAAGCATTAGATTTAGCGGCAAAAAATGCAAAAACTAAAGCACAAAACTTAGCAAAAAGTCTTGACATAAATTTAGTTAAAATTACTCAAGTCTACGAAAGTGAAACTAATTATTATCCGATTGAAAAATATCCTATGATGAGTGCAAGTTTTGCAGAGAGTAAAGTTATGGATTCTTCAGTAAATCTTCAACCCTCAGACGTAGAAGTAAGTGCTCAAGTAACTTTAGTTTATGAAATCGCTTGA
- a CDS encoding DHH family phosphoesterase, producing the protein MKLDLFFNSLKIAVSKFREIYKNKRIKIISHLDADGISAASILIKALERENVIHSISIVSTLDSDNLENILNEEFDIIFFTDLGSGQFNLITKKIKDLETSKQTKIPVFILDHHKPESQEIISSITHINPHFQEIDGGSQVSGSGVVYLFCKELNKKNKDSAHLAVIGAIGDAQEINKKGFVGLNKQILEDAISNNTIEVITGLNFFGAQTKPLYKLLDYCTDPYIPGVSGNESGAIKFLQDLGIEPKTNSKNRDVNPNPDWKKLNDLSAQEIQDLRKAIILKRKDQPNPENIFGLNYILLNEEPQTPFRDAREFSTLLNSCGRLNKASLGIGACLNNTKIKKEALLNLAQYKKEILGAITWFNNHRNGIDVIEKVYDPHTKKTLKTPYIIINAQDNIMHTMIGTLASIISRGKFFPKGTFILSIAWNKKDFSKISLRIAQSRNNKQLNLRNTLQSIIKKVGGECGGHQYAAGALIETSKEKAFIGAAIKFFKQLEKNSKKEIKKK; encoded by the coding sequence ATGAAACTAGATCTTTTTTTTAATTCTTTAAAAATTGCAGTCAGCAAATTTAGAGAAATTTATAAAAATAAACGTATCAAAATAATTTCACATTTGGATGCAGATGGAATTAGTGCAGCTTCCATTTTAATTAAAGCATTAGAGCGAGAAAATGTTATTCATTCCATTTCTATTGTTAGTACACTAGATTCTGATAATTTAGAAAATATTCTTAACGAAGAATTTGATATAATTTTTTTTACAGATCTCGGTTCAGGTCAATTTAATCTTATAACAAAAAAAATTAAAGATTTAGAGACTAGTAAACAAACAAAAATTCCAGTATTTATTCTTGATCATCATAAACCAGAATCACAAGAAATAATTTCCTCAATCACACACATAAATCCTCACTTTCAAGAAATTGATGGTGGCAGCCAAGTAAGTGGTAGTGGAGTTGTTTATTTATTTTGTAAAGAACTCAATAAAAAAAATAAAGACTCAGCACATTTAGCAGTTATTGGCGCAATTGGCGATGCTCAAGAAATTAATAAAAAAGGTTTTGTCGGATTAAACAAACAAATTCTAGAGGATGCCATTTCAAATAATACAATTGAGGTAATTACTGGATTAAATTTTTTTGGTGCGCAAACAAAACCACTTTACAAATTATTAGATTATTGCACCGATCCATATATTCCAGGAGTTAGCGGAAATGAAAGTGGCGCAATTAAATTTTTACAAGATCTAGGCATCGAACCTAAAACTAATTCAAAAAATAGAGATGTTAATCCAAATCCTGATTGGAAAAAATTAAATGATTTATCCGCGCAAGAAATTCAAGATCTTAGAAAAGCAATAATTCTTAAAAGAAAAGATCAACCAAATCCAGAAAATATTTTTGGATTGAATTATATATTATTAAACGAAGAACCACAAACACCATTTAGAGATGCAAGAGAATTTTCCACATTATTAAATTCTTGCGGAAGATTAAATAAAGCATCGTTAGGAATTGGTGCTTGCCTTAACAATACTAAAATTAAAAAAGAAGCATTACTAAATCTCGCTCAATATAAAAAAGAAATTCTCGGAGCAATTACTTGGTTTAACAATCACCGCAACGGTATTGATGTTATTGAAAAAGTATATGATCCTCACACTAAAAAAACTCTTAAAACACCTTATATAATTATTAATGCTCAAGATAATATTATGCACACTATGATTGGAACTCTCGCATCAATCATTTCTCGAGGTAAATTTTTTCCGAAAGGAACATTTATTTTATCCATTGCTTGGAACAAAAAAGATTTTTCTAAAATTAGTTTACGCATTGCACAATCAAGAAATAATAAGCAATTAAATTTAAGAAATACTCTACAATCAATTATTAAAAAAGTAGGTGGTGAATGTGGAGGGCACCAATATGCTGCAGGCGCTTTAATTGAAACCAGCAAAGAAAAAGCGTTTATCGGAGCAGCAATTAAGTTCTTTAAACAATTAGAAAAAAATTCTAAAAAAGAAATTAAGAAAAAATAA
- a CDS encoding phosphate uptake regulator PhoU produces MKRKLIQLGKSTLVVSIPQKWAKEQELNPGSELDLEIKENALLLTKEAEIIEKKIEINAHQNTNTTKRIIATLYRQGFTEITIKNPNENNIKEIYNITEKRLIGFEVVTHKDKKCILRQLGKIDSYDFDNALRRLFLLILDLANETVEVLEKKQKQESAKFIEDNINKFSTYCERLLIIFRNKLKKSYDYYYLVKQLENLGDHYYYLTKETFKKNPINELKDANENLRELYELFYNFNFEKMDELYTKLRKEAKDAKKSNKNQPILEIKLRIDELISPVVAINIE; encoded by the coding sequence ATGAAGCGTAAATTAATACAATTAGGAAAATCAACATTAGTAGTTTCTATCCCCCAAAAATGGGCAAAGGAACAAGAATTAAATCCTGGAAGTGAATTAGATTTAGAAATTAAAGAAAATGCATTATTATTAACAAAAGAAGCAGAGATTATCGAAAAAAAAATAGAAATAAACGCACACCAAAACACTAATACTACCAAAAGAATAATTGCCACACTATATAGACAAGGGTTCACAGAAATAACAATTAAAAATCCGAATGAAAATAATATTAAAGAAATTTATAACATAACTGAAAAAAGATTAATTGGTTTTGAAGTCGTAACTCATAAAGACAAAAAATGTATTTTACGACAATTAGGAAAAATAGATAGTTATGATTTTGATAATGCATTAAGAAGATTATTTTTATTAATTCTAGATCTCGCAAATGAAACCGTCGAAGTTTTAGAAAAAAAACAAAAACAAGAAAGTGCTAAATTTATTGAAGACAACATAAATAAGTTCTCAACATACTGCGAAAGACTCCTCATAATTTTTAGAAATAAATTAAAAAAAAGTTATGACTATTATTATTTAGTTAAACAATTAGAAAATTTAGGAGACCACTATTATTATCTAACAAAAGAAACTTTTAAAAAAAATCCAATTAACGAGCTTAAAGACGCAAATGAAAATTTAAGAGAACTTTACGAATTATTTTACAATTTTAATTTTGAAAAAATGGACGAATTATATACTAAATTAAGAAAAGAAGCAAAAGATGCAAAAAAAAGCAATAAAAATCAGCCTATCCTCGAAATTAAATTAAGAATTGATGAATTAATTTCTCCAGTAGTTGCAATCAACATAGAATAA
- the dph5 gene encoding diphthine synthase: MTLYFIGIGLDNEQDITVKGLEIIKKSDKIFLESYTSKLNCPIENLEKLYGKKVIIANRELVEKTPDEILDSTKDIAFLVIGDALGATTHLDLMIRAKQKNIPTKLIHNTSIINAVGVTGLELYKFGKTTSMPFFEPNFIPQTPYNILSENLSIGAHTLILLDIKTDQNRFMTINQAIKQLLELENKLEKHIFSENTICIGCARLGANSQTLKAGTAKELLNFDFGAPLHSLIIPGKLHFMEEEAIELLK, encoded by the coding sequence ATGACACTATATTTTATTGGAATTGGACTAGATAATGAACAAGATATCACAGTAAAAGGACTTGAAATAATCAAAAAAAGCGACAAAATATTTCTTGAATCATACACATCTAAATTAAATTGTCCAATCGAAAACTTAGAAAAATTATATGGAAAAAAAGTAATTATTGCAAATAGAGAATTAGTTGAAAAAACACCTGATGAAATTCTTGATTCCACCAAAGATATCGCATTTTTAGTTATAGGTGATGCGCTCGGAGCAACAACTCATCTTGATTTAATGATCAGAGCAAAACAAAAAAACATACCAACAAAACTAATCCATAACACTTCAATAATAAATGCAGTAGGAGTTACAGGATTAGAATTATACAAATTTGGAAAAACTACTTCAATGCCATTCTTTGAACCAAACTTTATTCCACAAACCCCCTATAATATACTTAGTGAAAATTTATCCATTGGCGCACACACACTAATACTATTAGATATAAAAACTGATCAAAATAGATTTATGACAATAAATCAAGCAATCAAACAATTATTAGAACTAGAAAACAAATTAGAAAAACACATTTTTTCTGAAAACACCATTTGTATTGGTTGTGCCAGATTAGGTGCGAATTCTCAAACACTCAAAGCAGGAACTGCAAAAGAACTTCTTAATTTTGATTTTGGAGCACCACTTCATTCTTTAATAATTCCAGGAAAACTTCATTTCATGGAAGAAGAAGCAATCGAATTACTTAAATAA
- a CDS encoding 30S ribosomal protein S15 — translation MARMHSRRKGKSQSTKPIEKKVPSWMGYKPKEIELLIGKLAKEGKTTSQIGLFLRDNYGIPCVKTVTGKKITAILKEKKLTHPIPEDLRALIRTSLALRTHLADNHKDQPGRRGLTTTESKINRLIKYYKKTGELAIEWKYNFKKASTYLE, via the coding sequence ATGGCTAGAATGCATTCAAGACGAAAAGGTAAATCTCAATCAACAAAACCTATCGAAAAAAAAGTTCCATCATGGATGGGATACAAACCTAAAGAAATTGAATTATTAATTGGTAAACTTGCAAAAGAAGGAAAAACAACTTCTCAAATTGGTTTATTTTTAAGAGATAATTATGGTATTCCTTGCGTAAAAACTGTTACAGGGAAAAAAATTACTGCAATTTTAAAGGAAAAAAAATTAACACACCCAATTCCCGAAGATCTGCGAGCTTTAATTCGTACAAGTTTAGCCCTAAGAACTCACTTAGCTGATAATCATAAAGATCAACCAGGTCGTAGAGGGCTTACTACAACTGAAAGTAAAATTAACAGATTAATAAAATATTACAAGAAAACTGGCGAACTTGCTATTGAATGGAAATACAACTTTAAAAAAGCTAGTACTTATCTAGAATAA